Genomic DNA from Ruminococcus sp. OA3:
GGGGCGCCCGATTACGAGAGCTGGGGACGGGCACATGTTCAGGCAACACCTGTGAACCCTGCGCATGAAGAAGCGGAGAGAGGGTGCCCCTATGACTGCGGATTGTGTCCGGATCACCGCCAGCATACGTGCTGTGTGCTGATGGAAGTTACCAGCCGCTGCAACCTGGGGTGTCCCGTCTGTTTTGCATCTGCAGGAACTCCGTCTAAGGAGCCGGATCTTGTGCAGATCAAGGGATGGTTTGATGCGATGATGGAGTGCGGTGGACCATTCAACATTCAGCTCTCCGGCGGAGAACCTACCATGCGGGACGATCTGGATGAGATCATCAAATTGGGCAGAGAGAAGGGATTTACGTTCTTCCAGCTGAATACCAATGGTATCAGGATAGCAGAGGAGCCGGGCTACATCAGGCGCCTGGCTGAGGCGGGTCTGAACTGCGTGTTTTTACAGTTTGACGGTCTGAGTGATGAGACTTATCAAAAGCTGCGGGGGCGGCCGTTGGCCGAACTGAAGAAAAAGGCGATTTCCGAATGTGAGGCAGCCGATATCGGGGTCGTACTGGTGCCGACACTTGCGGCGGGTGTCAATACACAGGAGGTGGGAGACATTCTTCAATTTGCGCTGGATCATATGCCGGTGGTGCGCGGCGTACATTTTCAGCCGATCAGTTATTTTGGAAGGTTTGAGGATATGGATGCAGAAATACGTTACACACTGCCGGATCTGCTGCGGGACATTGAAGCACAGACGGAAGGCAGGATGAAAGTCAGTGGTTTTTCGCCGGGAAATGCGGAGAATGCCTACTGTTCGTTCAGCGGGAATTTTATGAAAATGCAGGATGGAACGATACGGTCGCTGAACTCAGAAAAAAGCTGCGGATGCGGAGCGGAGCATGTACAGCCGGGTGCTGCATCCAGAAAAGCACAGAAATTCGTGGCCAGACGCTGGTCATCGGGGCGTCCGAAGGTTAAGAGCGCGGATCAGAAACAGAGCTGCTGCCAGACGGGGTCCCTCGATGATTTCCTGGAGCGGATCGAGCAGTATACGCTTGCGGTCTCCTGTATGACATTTATGGATGCATGGAATCTGGATCTGGACCGTCTGCGGGAATGCTATATTCATATGATATCTCAGAAAGAAAAGATGGATCTCGTGCCGTTCTGTGCCTATAATATGACGGCGGCTGACGGGAGAACCTTATATCGGGGGCAGGAAGACGGTGATACTTGATGATTGGATCCGGCAAAAACATGGAATAGAAACAGAGCGGGAAGGAGAAATCCGCTGTTGGCAGCTGAAGCGGATCACGGAACTGATCCGGAGAGCAAAGAGCGAAAGCCCTTATTACAGAAGATTGTATGATGATACTGCAGTGCCGGATTCGTGGGATGCGTTTCGGTGTCTGCCGTTTACGGATGCGTCTGCAGTCCGGGAGCAGGGTCTGCAGATGCTGTGTGTACCACAGGGAGAGATTGAGCGTGTGGTCACGCTCACCACAACCGGAACGTCAGGTTTGCCGAAACGTCTGTATTTTACAAGACAA
This window encodes:
- the trsS gene encoding radical SAM (seleno)protein TrsS; translated protein: MGNQTCIGTTESVCPVCLQRIPACKVKTGDEVYLEKECPDHGYFRTLIWRGAPDYESWGRAHVQATPVNPAHEEAERGCPYDCGLCPDHRQHTCCVLMEVTSRCNLGCPVCFASAGTPSKEPDLVQIKGWFDAMMECGGPFNIQLSGGEPTMRDDLDEIIKLGREKGFTFFQLNTNGIRIAEEPGYIRRLAEAGLNCVFLQFDGLSDETYQKLRGRPLAELKKKAISECEAADIGVVLVPTLAAGVNTQEVGDILQFALDHMPVVRGVHFQPISYFGRFEDMDAEIRYTLPDLLRDIEAQTEGRMKVSGFSPGNAENAYCSFSGNFMKMQDGTIRSLNSEKSCGCGAEHVQPGAASRKAQKFVARRWSSGRPKVKSADQKQSCCQTGSLDDFLERIEQYTLAVSCMTFMDAWNLDLDRLRECYIHMISQKEKMDLVPFCAYNMTAADGRTLYRGQEDGDT